One part of the Arabidopsis thaliana chromosome 1 sequence genome encodes these proteins:
- the GRXS13 gene encoding Glutaredoxin family protein (Glutaredoxin family protein; FUNCTIONS IN: electron carrier activity, protein disulfide oxidoreductase activity; INVOLVED IN: response to cytokinin stimulus; EXPRESSED IN: 14 plant structures; EXPRESSED DURING: 9 growth stages; CONTAINS InterPro DOMAIN/s: Glutaredoxin-like, plant II (InterPro:IPR011905), Thioredoxin fold (InterPro:IPR012335), Glutaredoxin (InterPro:IPR002109), Thioredoxin-like fold (InterPro:IPR012336); BEST Arabidopsis thaliana protein match is: Thioredoxin superfamily protein (TAIR:AT1G28480.1); Has 446 Blast hits to 446 proteins in 30 species: Archae - 0; Bacteria - 6; Metazoa - 0; Fungi - 5; Plants - 435; Viruses - 0; Other Eukaryotes - 0 (source: NCBI BLink).) produces MQKAIRPYESPWTKTVPGNSIFLLKNEDKPSSSSSSLSWLTSGSPKPTSISNKRSSNLVVMENAVVVFARRGCCLGHVAKRLLLTHGVNPVVVEIGEEDNNNYDNIVSDKEKLPMMYIGGKLFGGLENLMAAHINGHSIKIRTDTWSSFSVATVDRIRW; encoded by the exons ATGCAAAAAGCAATTCGACCATACGAGTCACCGTGGACGAAGACCGTGCCGGGCAATAGCATTTTCCTTTTAAAGAATGAAGataaaccatcatcatcatcatcatcattatcatggTTAACATCAGGATCACCAAAGCCAACATCTATAAGCAATAAGAGATCAAGCAACCTAGTTGTGATGGAGAATGCTGTGGTGGTGTTTGCAAGGAGAGGCTGTTGTTTGGGACACGTGGCAAAACGGCTGCTACTGACACATGGCGTGAATCCAGTGGTGGTTGAGATTggtgaagaagacaacaacaactacgACAATATCGTAAGTGATAAAGAGAAATTACCTATGATGTACATAGGAGGAAAGTTGTTTGGAGGATTGGAAAATCTGATGGCTGCTCATATTAATG GCCACTCCATCAAGATTCGAACCGATACATGGTCGTCGTTCTCAGTCGCCACCGTCGACCGAATCCGCTGGTGA
- the GRXS13 gene encoding Glutaredoxin family protein (Glutaredoxin family protein; FUNCTIONS IN: electron carrier activity, protein disulfide oxidoreductase activity; INVOLVED IN: response to cytokinin stimulus; EXPRESSED IN: 14 plant structures; EXPRESSED DURING: 9 growth stages; CONTAINS InterPro DOMAIN/s: Glutaredoxin-like, plant II (InterPro:IPR011905), Thioredoxin fold (InterPro:IPR012335), Glutaredoxin (InterPro:IPR002109), Thioredoxin-like fold (InterPro:IPR012336); BEST Arabidopsis thaliana protein match is: Thioredoxin superfamily protein (TAIR:AT1G28480.1); Has 646 Blast hits to 646 proteins in 57 species: Archae - 0; Bacteria - 6; Metazoa - 30; Fungi - 15; Plants - 593; Viruses - 0; Other Eukaryotes - 2 (source: NCBI BLink).), which yields MQKAIRPYESPWTKTVPGNSIFLLKNEDKPSSSSSSLSWLTSGSPKPTSISNKRSSNLVVMENAVVVFARRGCCLGHVAKRLLLTHGVNPVVVEIGEEDNNNYDNIVSDKEKLPMMYIGGKLFGGLENLMAAHINGDLVPTLRQAGALWL from the coding sequence ATGCAAAAAGCAATTCGACCATACGAGTCACCGTGGACGAAGACCGTGCCGGGCAATAGCATTTTCCTTTTAAAGAATGAAGataaaccatcatcatcatcatcatcattatcatggTTAACATCAGGATCACCAAAGCCAACATCTATAAGCAATAAGAGATCAAGCAACCTAGTTGTGATGGAGAATGCTGTGGTGGTGTTTGCAAGGAGAGGCTGTTGTTTGGGACACGTGGCAAAACGGCTGCTACTGACACATGGCGTGAATCCAGTGGTGGTTGAGATTggtgaagaagacaacaacaactacgACAATATCGTAAGTGATAAAGAGAAATTACCTATGATGTACATAGGAGGAAAGTTGTTTGGAGGATTGGAAAATCTGATGGCTGCTCATATTAATGGTGATTTAGTGCCTACTCTTAGACAAGCTGGGGCTTTATGGCTTTGA
- the MGP gene encoding C2H2 and C2HC zinc fingers superfamily protein (Magpie (MGP); CONTAINS InterPro DOMAIN/s: Zinc finger, C2H2-type (InterPro:IPR007087); BEST Arabidopsis thaliana protein match is: C2H2-like zinc finger protein (TAIR:AT5G44160.1); Has 50307 Blast hits to 19551 proteins in 373 species: Archae - 0; Bacteria - 2; Metazoa - 47709; Fungi - 273; Plants - 826; Viruses - 4; Other Eukaryotes - 1493 (source: NCBI BLink).): MTTEDQTISSSGGYVQSSSTTDHVDHHHHDQHESLNPPLVKKKRNLPGNPDPEAEVIALSPKTLMATNRFLCEICGKGFQRDQNLQLHRRGHNLPWKLKQRTSKEVRKRVYVCPEKSCVHHHPTRALGDLTGIKKHFCRKHGEKKWKCEKCAKRYAVQSDWKAHSKTCGTREYRCDCGTIFSRRDSFITHRAFCDALAEETARLNAASHLKSFAATAGSNLNYHYLMGTLIPSPSLPQPPSFPFGPPQPQHHHHHQFPITTNNFDHQDVMKPASTLSLWSGGNINHHQQVTIEDRMAPQPHSPQEDYNWVFGNANNHGELITTSDSLITHDNNINIVQSKENANGATSLSVPSLFSSVDQITQDANAASVAVANMSATALLQKAAQMGATSSTSPTTTITTDQSAYLQSFASKSNQIVEDGGSDRFFASFGSNSVELMSNNNNGLHEIGNPRNGVTVVSGMGELQNYPWKRRRVDIGNAGGGGQTRDFLGVGVQTICHSSSINGWI, from the exons atgacAACTGAAGATCAGACAATTTCAAGTAGTGGAGGATATGTCCAAAGCTCATCAACAACTGATCAtgttgatcatcatcatcatgatcaacATGAATCCCTCAATCCTCCTCttgtcaagaagaagagaaacctCCCTGGAAATCCTG ATCCAGAAGCTGAGGTCATAGCTCTATCTCCAAAGACACTTATGGCCACAAATCGTTTCCTCTGCGAGATATGTGGAAAAGGGTTTCAAAGAGACCAGAATCTACAGCTTCACCGTCGAGGACACAACCTCCCATGGAAGCTAAAGCAGAGGACGAGCAAAGAAGTAAGGAAACGAGTGTATGTATGTCCAGAAAAGAGTTGCGTCCACCACCATCCGACGAGGGCACTTGGTGATCTTACCGGcattaagaaacatttttgtCGGAAACATGGCGAGAAAAAGTGGAAGTGTGAGAAATGCGCCAAGAGATATGCAGTCCAATCTGACTGGAAGGCTCATTCCAAGACTTGTGGGACTAGAGAATATAGATGCGACTGTGGTACAATTTTCTCCAG GAGAGACAGCTTCATTACACATAGAGCGTTCTGTGACGCTTTAGCAGAAGAAACCGCTAGGCTAAACGCAGCCTCGCATCTCAAAAGCTTTGCCGCAACCGCTGGTAGTAATCTAAACTATCATTATCTCATGGGGACACTTATCCCATCACCATCACTACCACAACCACCGTCGTTTCCGTTCGGACCACCGCAACCGcaacatcatcaccaccaccaatTCCCAATCACAACCAACAACTTCGATCATCAAGACGTCATGAAACCAGCGTCTACGCTCTCTTTATGGTCGGGAGGAAATATTAATCATCATCAGCAAGTGACCATCGAGGACCGTATGGCGCCGCAGCCGCATTCACCGCAAGAGGATTACAATTGGGTTTTCGGAAACGCGAATAATCACGGCGAGTTAATAACGACGAGCGATTCACTCATTACTCATgacaataatattaatatcGTCCAGAGTAAGGAAAACGCTAACGGGGCAACTTCTCTTTCCGTGCCTTCTCTTTTTAGCAGCGTTGACCAAATTACCCAAGACGCAAACGCTGCTTCTGTGGCTGTTGCAAATATGTCGGCGACTGCGTTACTCCAAAAAGCTGCTCAGATGGGAGCGACTTCTTCTACGTCACCAACGACGACGATTACTACCGACCAATCAGCGTATCTTCAGAGTTTTGCATCGAAGAGTAATCAGATTGTAGAAGATGGTGGCAGCGACAGGTTCTTTGCTTCGTTTGGATCGAACAGTGTCGAGTTAAtgagtaataataataacggTCTTCACGAGATCGGGAACCCTAGAAACGGCGTTACGGTCGTTTCGGGGATGGGTGAATTACAGAATTACCCTTGGAAGCGTAGAAGAGTTGATATTGGGAATGCGGGAGGAGGAGGGCAAACTCGGGATTTTCTTGGGGTTGGTGTACAAACAATATGCCATTCTTCCTCTATCAATGGATGGATTTGA
- the GRXS13 gene encoding Glutaredoxin family protein: MQKAIRPYESPWTKTVPGNSIFLLKNEDKPSSSSSSLSWLTSGSPKPTSISNKRSSNLVVMENAVVVFARRGCCLGHVAKRLLLTHGVNPVVVEIGEEDNNNYDNIATPSRFEPIHGRRSQSPPSTESAGENSVRSIHGNESTRRVKLEETITKSR; the protein is encoded by the exons ATGCAAAAAGCAATTCGACCATACGAGTCACCGTGGACGAAGACCGTGCCGGGCAATAGCATTTTCCTTTTAAAGAATGAAGataaaccatcatcatcatcatcatcattatcatggTTAACATCAGGATCACCAAAGCCAACATCTATAAGCAATAAGAGATCAAGCAACCTAGTTGTGATGGAGAATGCTGTGGTGGTGTTTGCAAGGAGAGGCTGTTGTTTGGGACACGTGGCAAAACGGCTGCTACTGACACATGGCGTGAATCCAGTGGTGGTTGAGATTggtgaagaagacaacaacaactacgACAATATC GCCACTCCATCAAGATTCGAACCGATACATGGTCGTCGTTCTCAGTCGCCACCGTCGACCGAATCCGCTGGTGAGAATAGCGTAAGAAGCATCCACGGTAACGAATCAACAAGAAGGGTTAAATTAGAAGAGACCATAACTAAATCACGATAA
- the MGP gene encoding C2H2 and C2HC zinc fingers superfamily protein (Magpie (MGP); CONTAINS InterPro DOMAIN/s: Zinc finger, C2H2-like (InterPro:IPR015880), Zinc finger, C2H2-type (InterPro:IPR007087); BEST Arabidopsis thaliana protein match is: C2H2-like zinc finger protein (TAIR:AT5G44160.1); Has 35333 Blast hits to 34131 proteins in 2444 species: Archae - 798; Bacteria - 22429; Metazoa - 974; Fungi - 991; Plants - 531; Viruses - 0; Other Eukaryotes - 9610 (source: NCBI BLink).), with product MTTEDQTISSSGGYVQSSSTTDHVDHHHHDQHESLNPPLVKKKRNLPGNPEAEVIALSPKTLMATNRFLCEICGKGFQRDQNLQLHRRGHNLPWKLKQRTSKEVRKRVYVCPEKSCVHHHPTRALGDLTGIKKHFCRKHGEKKWKCEKCAKRYAVQSDWKAHSKTCGTREYRCDCGTIFSRRDSFITHRAFCDALAEETARLNAASHLKSFAATAGSNLNYHYLMGTLIPSPSLPQPPSFPFGPPQPQHHHHHQFPITTNNFDHQDVMKPASTLSLWSGGNINHHQQVTIEDRMAPQPHSPQEDYNWVFGNANNHGELITTSDSLITHDNNINIVQSKENANGATSLSVPSLFSSVDQITQDANAASVAVANMSATALLQKAAQMGATSSTSPTTTITTDQSAYLQSFASKSNQIVEDGGSDRFFASFGSNSVELMSNNNNGLHEIGNPRNGVTVVSGMGELQNYPWKRRRVDIGNAGGGGQTRDFLGVGVQTICHSSSINGWI from the exons atgacAACTGAAGATCAGACAATTTCAAGTAGTGGAGGATATGTCCAAAGCTCATCAACAACTGATCAtgttgatcatcatcatcatgatcaacATGAATCCCTCAATCCTCCTCttgtcaagaagaagagaaacctCCCTGGAAATCCTG AAGCTGAGGTCATAGCTCTATCTCCAAAGACACTTATGGCCACAAATCGTTTCCTCTGCGAGATATGTGGAAAAGGGTTTCAAAGAGACCAGAATCTACAGCTTCACCGTCGAGGACACAACCTCCCATGGAAGCTAAAGCAGAGGACGAGCAAAGAAGTAAGGAAACGAGTGTATGTATGTCCAGAAAAGAGTTGCGTCCACCACCATCCGACGAGGGCACTTGGTGATCTTACCGGcattaagaaacatttttgtCGGAAACATGGCGAGAAAAAGTGGAAGTGTGAGAAATGCGCCAAGAGATATGCAGTCCAATCTGACTGGAAGGCTCATTCCAAGACTTGTGGGACTAGAGAATATAGATGCGACTGTGGTACAATTTTCTCCAG GAGAGACAGCTTCATTACACATAGAGCGTTCTGTGACGCTTTAGCAGAAGAAACCGCTAGGCTAAACGCAGCCTCGCATCTCAAAAGCTTTGCCGCAACCGCTGGTAGTAATCTAAACTATCATTATCTCATGGGGACACTTATCCCATCACCATCACTACCACAACCACCGTCGTTTCCGTTCGGACCACCGCAACCGcaacatcatcaccaccaccaatTCCCAATCACAACCAACAACTTCGATCATCAAGACGTCATGAAACCAGCGTCTACGCTCTCTTTATGGTCGGGAGGAAATATTAATCATCATCAGCAAGTGACCATCGAGGACCGTATGGCGCCGCAGCCGCATTCACCGCAAGAGGATTACAATTGGGTTTTCGGAAACGCGAATAATCACGGCGAGTTAATAACGACGAGCGATTCACTCATTACTCATgacaataatattaatatcGTCCAGAGTAAGGAAAACGCTAACGGGGCAACTTCTCTTTCCGTGCCTTCTCTTTTTAGCAGCGTTGACCAAATTACCCAAGACGCAAACGCTGCTTCTGTGGCTGTTGCAAATATGTCGGCGACTGCGTTACTCCAAAAAGCTGCTCAGATGGGAGCGACTTCTTCTACGTCACCAACGACGACGATTACTACCGACCAATCAGCGTATCTTCAGAGTTTTGCATCGAAGAGTAATCAGATTGTAGAAGATGGTGGCAGCGACAGGTTCTTTGCTTCGTTTGGATCGAACAGTGTCGAGTTAAtgagtaataataataacggTCTTCACGAGATCGGGAACCCTAGAAACGGCGTTACGGTCGTTTCGGGGATGGGTGAATTACAGAATTACCCTTGGAAGCGTAGAAGAGTTGATATTGGGAATGCGGGAGGAGGAGGGCAAACTCGGGATTTTCTTGGGGTTGGTGTACAAACAATATGCCATTCTTCCTCTATCAATGGATGGATTTGA